From Danio aesculapii chromosome 18, fDanAes4.1, whole genome shotgun sequence, a single genomic window includes:
- the irf2bp1 gene encoding interferon regulatory factor 2-binding protein 1, whose amino-acid sequence MSSSSQASSRRQWCYLCDLPKMPWAMIWDFSEAVCRGCVNYEGADRIELLIDTARQLKRTHVMQDGRSPGPQPGGKHGPAGKEGPMEAGRPPSERYERGRGEYVSARLPNGLPRLEDGGPPEVSRQSPTARRTLVGAVPPNLMAQGLVGAPHGLLTAMPGLNPRAGSAALTIPAPMLNEISKRQALSMGMNVGVASFMGPEFEKELKEKQRNAEALAELSESVRNRADDWAGRPKLMRDTLHTLSGCTPFNVRFKKDHGLVGRVFAFDAKLMVEFELKVFIEYPCGSGNVFASILALVKHMFHDSQKDTGKVINSGYKYVEYEKRHGTGDWRLLSELLSDAVRAFKEMPAPDALPQPYLDASCSMLPTALCHIGRPTQPRVRRRKASPDPDAGERMTSEELRQHWPLSAYPGIPGHMPATSLASAGQPPEGHGSDPSPITALMSVADNVGTASSKDGPGGSGHSANAGRQNSTSPSPGGGQRRLASRNGEPSAGSSTGGPATVTDQSAVMGGEGSAGGGGAPLCCTICQERLEDTHFVQCPSVAGHKFCFPCTRDFIRRQGSGSEVYCPSGEKCPLVGSNVPWAFMQGEISTILAGDVKVKKERDP is encoded by the coding sequence ATGTCCTCTTCCTCGCAGGCATCTTCCAGGCGGCAGTGGTGCTACCTCTGCGACCTGCCGAAGATGCCGTGGGCCATGATCTGGGACTTCAGCGAGGCGGTGTGCAGAGGCTGCGTCAACTACGAGGGCGCGGACCGGATAGAGCTGCTCATCGACACCGCGCGGCAGCTCAAGCGGACACATGTGATGCAGGACGGCAGGTCTCCGGGTCCGCAGCCCGGCGGCAAACACGGTCCCGCGGGTAAGGAGGGTCCTATGGAGGCCGGCAGACCGCCCTCCGAGCGATACGAAAGGGGAAGGGGCGAGTATGTGTCCGCCAGGCTGCCGAACGGGCTGCCCAGATTGGAAGATGGAGGTCCGCCTGAGGTTAGCAGGCAGAGCCCTACTGCTAGGAGGACATTGGTGGGGGCTGTGCCACCCAATTTGATGGCCCAAGGGCTCGTGGGAGCCCCTCACGGCCTGCTGACCGCAATGCCTGGTCTGAATCCCCGAGCTGGCAGTGCCGCCTTGACCATTCCTGCACCCATGCTGAATGAAATCAGCAAAAGACAGGCCCTGAGCATGGGGATGAACGTGGGTGTGGCATCTTTCATGGGCCCTGAGTTCGAAAAGGAGCTCAAGGAGAAGCAGAGGAATGCAGAAGCCCTGGCCGAGCTCTCTGAAAGTGTACGCAACCGGGCAGACGACTGGGCAGGACGCCCTAAACTCATGCGGGATACCCTGCACACCCTGTCCGGCTGCACCCCATTCAATGTCCGCTTCAAGAAGGACCACGGCCTGGTGGGCAGGGTTTTTGCATTCGACGCCAAGCTGATGGTGGAGTTTGAGCTGAAAGTCTTCATAGAGTACCCGTGCGGCTCTGGTAATGTGTTCGCCAGCATACTGGCACTGGTCAAACATATGTTCCACGACTCTCAGAAAGACACCGGCAAGGTCATTAATTCAGGTTACAAGTATGTCGAGTATGAGAAAAGGCATGGCACCGGTGACTGGCGTCTCCTGTCAGAGCTCCTCAGCGATGCAGTGCGGGCATTTAAAGAAATGCCAGCCCCAGATGCCCTCCCACAGCCGTACCTGGATGCCAGCTGCTCCATGCTGCCCACTGCTCTCTGCCACATCGGCCGCCCTACGCAACCCAGAGTACGCAGACGCAAAGCCTCGCCTGACCCGGATGCCGGAGAAAGGATGACCTCTGAGGAGCTGCGGCAGCACTGGCCGCTCAGTGCGTATCCCGGCATTCCTGGGCACATGCCAGCCACCTCACTAGCCAGCGCAGGACAGCCTCCAGAGGGCCACGGTAGCGACCCGTCACCCATCACAGCACTCATGAGTGTGGCTGACAATGTTGGCACTGCCTCCTCAAAAGATGGTCCAGGCGGCAGCGGGCACTCTGCAAATGCAGGCCGGCAGAACAGCACCAGTCCTTCCCCTGGTGGTGGTCAGCGGAGACTGGCGTCCCGAAATGGAGAACCGTCCGCTGGCAGTAGCACAGGAGGCCCGGCCACTGTCACTGACCAGAGTGCAGTTATGGGAGGTGAAGGTTCAGCTGGAGGTGGCGGTGCCCCTCTGTGCTGCACCATATGCCAGGAGCGTCTGGAGGACACCCACTTCGTCCAGTGTCCATCAGTGGCCGGGCACAAGTTCTGCTTCCCCTGCACCCGGGACTTCATCCGCAGACAGGGCTCAGGGAGTGAGGTGTACTGCCCCAGCGGAGAGAAGTGCCCTCTCGTGGGCTCCAACGTGCCCTGGGCCTTCATGCAAGGCGAGATCTCCACAATCCTGGCCGGTGATGTGAAAGTGAAGAAGGAAAGAGACCCCTAA
- the slc19a3b gene encoding solute carrier family 19 member 3b — MNLWRKMRRSDWVFPTVLLSLYGFFANCRPAEPFLTPYLVGPKNISEEVVTNYLFPIWTYSYLSLLCPVFLLTDLLRYKPLIVTQGLFLVTNYIILCFANSLPALTYLQFNFAMVTSTEVAYFSYIYSVIPPERYQRATGYVRSAMLAGYTFGATLGQMLISLANTSYFHVNTVTLSLMVVALCISLSLPMPQHGVFFKKKQVEVSVDMMNEVADGGFSSALKKEVTGRCCSCEHIKTSGKQMWESLKESYSSRRLVQWSLWWALATAGYGQVFNYVQLMWDHIEPSSTSSVYNGGVEAVSALVGAAAAFSVGYIQVQWGVWGELSLGVFSAIGAGCVFLMGLTNSIWLSYAGYAIFKASYMFLITITMFQIAVNLSMECYALTFGLNSFVALTLQTILTAIVVDNTALGLDIATQFLVYGGYYSIISVLFLVQGLYTVCRHFCTSTNTEGLSAIMEDQQKSDTSGKQETQSSSSPQNKEHSALQAYTETAL, encoded by the exons ATGAATTTATGGAGGAAAATGAGAAGGTCAGACTGGGTCTTTCCCACTGTTTTGCTTTCTCTTTATGGTTTCTTTGCCAACTGCAGACCAGCAGAGCCTTTTCTTACACCATATTTAGTGGGACCCAAAAACATCTCTGAGGAAGTA GTAACAAACTACCTGTTTCCCATCTGGACGTACTCCTACCTGTCCCTGCTCTGCCCAGTCTTCCTACTGACGGATTTGCTCAGATACAAACCTCTGATTGTAACTCAAGGCCTTTTTCTGGTCACAAATTACATCATTTTGTGCTTTGCCAACAGCTTGCCCGCTCTAACCTACCTGCAGTTTAACTTTGCCATGGTCACATCCACCGAAGTGGCCTACTTTTCTTATATCTACAGCGTTATTCCTCCTGAACGCTACCAGCGGGCCACGGGGTATGTTCGCAGTGCTATGCTAGCTGGGTATACGTTTGGAGCCACATTAGGGCAGATGCTAATATCATTAGCCAACACAAGCTACTTCCATGTAAACACTGTTACTTTGAGTCTAATGGTAGTGGCATTGTGTATTTCTTTGAGCCTCCCAATGCCTCAGCATGGAGTGTTTTTTAAGAAAAAGCAGGTGGAGGTGTCAGTGGACATGATGAATGAGGTTGCAGATGGAGGTTTTAGTTCGGCTCTAAAGAAAGAGGTTACAGGAAGGTGTTGTTCTTGCGAACACATTAAAACATCAGGAAAACAGATGTGGGAGAGTCTGAAGGAGTCGTACTCATCCAGAAGGCTGGTGCAGTGGTCGCTCTGGTGGGCTTTGGCTACGgcgggttatggacaggtttttAATTATGTCCAGCTGATGTGGGACCACATTGAGCCCTCCAGCACGTCCTCAGTGTATAATGGTGGAGTAGAGGCCGTCAGCGCACTTGTAG GTGCTGCCGCAGCCTTCTCTGTTGGTTATATCCAGGTACAGTGGGGAGTTTGGGGTGAGCTCTCTCTGGGTGTTTTCTCTGCCATCGGTGCCGGGTGTGTGTTTCTCATGGGCCTCACCAACAGCATCTGGCTGAGTTACGCAGGCTACGCCATCTTTAAAGCCTCATACATGTTCCTCATCACCATCACAAT GTTTCAGATAGCGGTGAACCTCTCTATGGAATGTTACGCTCTGACTTTTGGCCTTAACTCTTTTGTTGCCCTTACACTTCAAACTATACTTACTGCCATCGTGGTGGACAATACAGCTCTGGGACTGGACATTGCAACACAG TTTCTTGTATATGGAGGTTACTACAGCATAATCTCTGTACTGTTCCTCGTCCAAGGACTTTACACTGTTTGTAGGCATTTCTGCACGTCTACAAACACAGAGGGGCTTTCTGCCATCATGGAGGATCAACAGAAATCAGACACAAGTGGGAAACAGGAaacacaatcatcatcatcaccacaaaACAAAGAACATTCAGCACTACAGGCTTACACTGAAACTGCACTGTAA